The Variovorax sp. PMC12 genome segment GCGCTCAGGCCTTGCCGTGCTGGTTCGGGTTGGTCTTGTGCTGTTCGGGCTTGTGCTGCGGCTGCCCTTGCTGCTGTTGCTTGCCCGGCTGGGTCTGGTCCTGCTGCTTTTGGGGCTGCTGGGCGGGCTTCTTGTCTTGGTCTGTCTGGTTGGACATGGCGGTTTCCTGTGGCGCAGACGATGTTGACTGCCCATGCATTCAGCGCCGCGAGGGGTCCATGCCTGTAGGCGCTTGCCGGCCCTTGCGGTAGGCAAGCGCGAAGAACTCACCAAGAGTGCGGCAACAGCGCCAGCACCGCGGCCGCCTGCAGCCGGCGCATGGCGCGCACAGGCAAATAGCCGTGCGGAGCGCGCCGCGCCAGGGCGTGCGGCGAGCTCGCGGGAATGCGCCAGGCCTTGGCCGTCAGGTCGAGAACACGCCGCGCCTGGGCGGCCGGGGAAACATGGTGGGTGCGCAATTGCATGGGGCAAGGAATCGAATGAGAGCCTGTGTTCGATTCTGCAAAGCGCACCGGCTTTTGCCAAAGACGGATTCCAAGTTTCCTGATGCGGTCCTCGATTGGAGACGACCCCGCCTCAGGCGAAATCCGTCGACGGCTTTTCCCAGAGGTTCACACCGCCCTCCACCGCGTACTTGTCGATCTCGGCCAGTTCATCGGCGCTCAGCGGTGCGTGAGCGAGCGCCGCCACGTTGTCGACGATCTGCTCGGGCCGGCTCGCGCCGATCAGCGCCGAGCTCACGCGCGGGTCGCGCAGGGTCCATGTCAATGCGAGCTGGGCCAGGCTCTGGCCGCGGCGCCTGGCGATCTCGTTGAGCGCGCGCGCACGCTCGACGTTGGCCTGCGACAGGTGCTCCTGCTTGAGCGAGCCGCCGCCCGGGCGGTTGATGCGCGCATCGTCCGGAATGCCGTTGAGGTATTTGTCGGTCAGCAGGCCCTGTGCCAGCGGCGTGAATGCGATGACGCCCGCGCCCAGTTCGTCGGTGGCGTTCAGCAGGTCTTTCTCGATCCAGCGGTTGAACAGGTTGTAGGCCGGCTGATGGATCAGCAGCGGCACCTTCCATTCGCGCAGCAGTGCCGCGATCTCGCGCGTCTTGCCCGCGGAGTACGAAGAAATGCCGATGTACAGCGCCTTGCCCTGCTGCACGGCCTGGGCCAGCGCGGAGGCGGTTTCTTCCAATGGCGTGTCGGGGTCGAAGCGATGCGAATAGAAGATGTCGACGTAGTCCAGGCCGAGGCGCTGCAGGCTCTGGTCGAGGCTGGCGAGCACGTATTTGCGCGATCCGCCGCCCTTGCCGTAGGGGCCGGGCCACATGTCCCAGCCGGCCTTGCTGGAGATGATGAGTTCGTCGCGGTAGTGCTTGAAATCTTCGCGCAGGATGCGGCCGAAGTTGGTCTCCGCGCTGCCGTAGGGCGGGCCGTAGTTGTTGGCCAGGTCGAAGTGGTTGATGCCCAGGTCGAAGGCGGTGCGCAGCAGCTGGCGCTGCGTGGCGATGGAGGTGGTGTCTCCGAAGTTGTGCCAGAGACCGAGCGAGATGGCGGGCAGCACGAGCCCGCTGCGGCCGACGCGGCGGTAGGGAAGCGCGTCATAGCGATGGGGAGCGGCGAGGTAGGTCATGGGGATTCCACGCGATGGATGAACGATGAAGACGGGCGCGCCCTCAGGGAGGCGCACCGCGCAACGATACTGCGGCGGGCGCCTTCGTGCCGGTAGGCGGTTTGCCCGATCTGCCGGCTCAGGCCTCGGGCGCGCGCCACTGCGCGAGTGCGAAGTCGCGGCTCACGAGGTTCTCGGCCAGCAGGAATTTCTTGACCTCGTCGAGCAGCGCCAGTCCTTCGGCCGGGTACGCGGCCTCGGGAAACTGCGACAGCGGATGCGAGACCCTGACGACGTCCAGCGGGAAGCCGCTGACCTCGGCATGAAAGGCGTAATAGGCCGCGCTGTCGCGCCGGATCTCCTGCAGCGCGGTGCGGCGTGCGCGGGTCCATGCGGCGGGCACGCCCGGCGCGGCGGCAAGCAGCTTGCTGGAGGCCACGATCACCGACGTGCCGCGCAGGGTCGGATGCTGCTCGGCCTCGTCGATCACCGGATAGCCGCGCGAGGCCAGCAGCGGCCCCACGTCGATCT includes the following:
- the mgrA gene encoding L-glyceraldehyde 3-phosphate reductase — its product is MTYLAAPHRYDALPYRRVGRSGLVLPAISLGLWHNFGDTTSIATQRQLLRTAFDLGINHFDLANNYGPPYGSAETNFGRILREDFKHYRDELIISSKAGWDMWPGPYGKGGGSRKYVLASLDQSLQRLGLDYVDIFYSHRFDPDTPLEETASALAQAVQQGKALYIGISSYSAGKTREIAALLREWKVPLLIHQPAYNLFNRWIEKDLLNATDELGAGVIAFTPLAQGLLTDKYLNGIPDDARINRPGGGSLKQEHLSQANVERARALNEIARRRGQSLAQLALTWTLRDPRVSSALIGASRPEQIVDNVAALAHAPLSADELAEIDKYAVEGGVNLWEKPSTDFA